The Bombus vancouverensis nearcticus chromosome 5, iyBomVanc1_principal, whole genome shotgun sequence genome segment TGCTAAATCTAAAGTATTGCCTTCCCGGTATGCTATTATAGACTTATTACAAAATTTTGGTTTCTTTATAAGATTTGGCAAATTCTTCATATTTGTTAGGATCATCCCGGTCAAATGACATATCAGTTTCTGTAATTCTTCCGACAAGGTATAACTTGTATATCTGTCTGTAAATATATGATGTTCCTGAGCACCAGGAATTTTCTCCAATATTGTGTAAAAATGCAACAGTATTCTTGTTGATACCAGAAGATCGGATCTTATCAATTTCTCtcagttaataatataaataagttatgaaattatataaaatatccataaagaataaatttaaaaatcttgAATATATCTGTTTCATATTTCAGTGTATTTTATAGAGAACAATAagttatttgatttaatattgTTAGTGAAATATATGTTTTCACACAATTTACACAAatcaaaaaatttattattctgCAGTAATAATATATACAGCAAGATTTTCAAATGAAGAGATTACCTTAGACACATAAAGATGGTACGACATAAGAaaactaattttatatttacaatgtTTATATCATACGTccttaaataaatatcaaagaaGAAAAGTAGCTGTTTAACAAGTATGATCCGTTCTGTTTTAATAATACAAGTAAATGTTACAAATGATGATCCTTACTTTTTATTACACAGCTAGTATTgcttttcagttaaatacttgTTTTGTAACTGATTATAATCGCAATTCTTTTCATTCTTAATAGTACCATTTCGGTAAACCTAAAATATGAGACTATAAAGATAGTACTTTTGCACTATACACATGTTCACAATGTTATCATATTTGACATATATATTTCTTCACGACTAGCACTTGCACATGCTAAAAATTACAGAGTTCACTgatttcaaaattatattttgtaatcaCAGATTACATGGCCATATTACTGTCCCTAGATATttctacaaaaattattatttcataaatagcAGTGTatttgtacattatatataacttacatgaaacgtaaataaatatatgtatatatatttaattttataaagaatatttaaatgctTCTATAACTTAAGGcttttaaacgttttaattaAACGTAAACGCAATAAAATTAACTATTGGATATTATTATATCCATTAAGAAGAGGAAGCTTTATCCGGAAATAACTAATGAATTTTTGCTATTAGAAAGATAGAAAGtgtttgtataatattaaataatttttaaattcaaagtgcacaatgcaaattaaaaaaattacaattctataaaaaaaatgcATTTAAAACAATTTGCTACACCTTAATATTATCATCTGTTATATATATTAAAGCATTTAGAATTAGATATAAGAATCTTGTGACTGTTAATTCGCTTTGTAAAATTAGAAACTGGGAATATTACAATAGTAACTTTGGTATCATAAAACAGAAGTAGTTCATTCAGATATAATTTACACAAATGATAAAATTCATTGCTATTTCtgcttgctttctttttttaagatTAGAAACATTTCCACCTACAACACTCCACCTACTGCTGTTTTTACTCCTTCACCAAGCGCTAGAATTAAGTAACAGTGAAAAAGTTGgaagtaattaatttttaataaagaacagtaaagtaataagtttaatgtttaaaatattaatatatttagttaAACTATTACGGCTTCAAAACTTTTTCAATGAATTTCTTCATGTCGCGCATTTCCTGTGGAAGTGATTATTATTTAAAGATGATTATTATATGAAGTAATTACAATACAAAAATTTTATGAAAGCTAAGATGCTGCTTACCTCATCACAGGACGCATGCATCATCCCTCTATATGTTTTGAATTCTGTTTGTGTCATAAATTGTTTGAGAACTGATGCAGTCAATTGACCCCATCTGTATGGCACTATTGGATCACAATCACCATGACATTGCAGTAGTGGAGTATTTTTATTTCCTATTGCATCCTATAAGATATGTAATGTTATAAAtgttatattgtaaaatattaagcATAAACGTAGTGTGAATATACACACAGCAGGGAATTTTTGATGCAAAGGAAGCCAAGCTGATAAAGCTATAACACCAGCTAAAGGTTCTGGAAATGTAAGAGCACTATATATAGCAAGAGCACCACCCTGACTAAAACCTCCAAGAACAATACGTTTTGTGGGTATTCCTGCTGCAACTTCTTCTGCAATTAAAGAATGTACCATTTCTGCAGCTCTGCGAATACCTTCTTCGTCTTCAGGCCCACTTGGTTCCAAAGATCGTAAATCAAACCTACATTTattgatatacatattatttactATTAATGAATTATTATATAAGTTCATATGATTAATaagaattgtaaattaatttattatattacatattacttACTTACCAAGAAGGCATTCTAAATCCTGCATTTAATGTTACTGGCATTGTAGGCCTAAAATGATAAAGCTAAATGATATATTTACTActtagataaaaattaaaaaaaagatactTAGATAAAATTACTACGAGCTCTTATTGAGTCATATAgtgttatttttatatcaattataCATACGCAGTTGGACAAATAACTTTAATGTGAGGAGATCTTACTGCTCCCATTGAGCTAGCCCAACCATGactataaaatacattaaataaattaagaGATTATGAAATTGACATATTATATAATCGTAAAAATTGCCATTTACCCTGTATCACCCAATCCATGGAAAAATATAAgctgaaacaaaaataaaattatactatatagaaataataaaatcagTTATAGGAacgtatattattaatttcttctacttcttcaaACCATGTGCGTATTTATtgaataaaagtatttaaaagtatagtattaattttttgaaaattatttttgatactgatagattttaatttaaaaaaataattcaaatctcaaatataaaagaaaactagagttataaaaatatcaagCACATACTTAGAATTTGTATGATAAAATTATGTCAAGAATAATTAACTTATGGTTAATTAAAAATCACTTTGCGCCAGGCATAACCAAAAAAGAGACATCTTGAAGAGATTTTCCGCTTACTGTCGCTGTATGTCTGGCCGTAGCTGCTATCACCACAGGATTCACTGTTGTCATTATTCCTCGCTTTTTTGGACGGGCTGCAAGAAAACGGATAAAACGTATAACAATTCGGTAAAAATCGTAAATATAGAATGGCGGAAGATTCTTCTTGACACTGCTTGAAATTCCCTAAAGCGAAAAGAGAGGGGTGGACAAAAGTTATGCGCATGCTTTACGAATCTGCTTTTAAATGAAAATCTAAATTATTACGCAAACCTGAAGAATTGCCCATTGTCAAAGCATAATTACAAAATACTTTATTATCATCAGTGATGTGGTAAAATATCCAATTTTCTGTAAACTATCCTTCGCAAATCGTTTGAAATTGTCAAATAATTACAGATTAATATTCGTAACAATGTATGTATAGCTGTCAAAGAATATACATTTCTTAGAAGTGTTACAATTGAAATCCTTTTCTTAAACGAACCACTGACCATATTGAAAAGAAACTAAAATCTCTGTGCAAATTGAATATTGTTGCAATTTACCAAATGCATTTTCCATTTGAATAAACTTAGAGATTCCTGTCtctagaaaaaaaataattcctCCCAAAATATTAGTTAATTCTTATGGAAGCTGTGgatttataaaagaaaacatATATCAAAGCTATTGTACTTTGAGaaaaacaatttatatattAGAAGCAGCCGAATCTTTGATTTTtgaatttcaattaaaatacaTCAGAAGAAGGAAATGCAAAGAGACGCCACCATGCAACATATTGACCAATCAGAATCGAAGAGTCTCAAGTTAGTTGAGTCTGCGACGTATACATTTCGGAATGCAAGTAGTGACCAGTGAAAAGATGGTGCTTTAATGGTTGAGACATTAGTTCCGTGGTCGTTCCTAGCCGACAAACCGTGGTTGCCAGCCATATTGTTTTACCGCAGTGTTTGTTTTGGTGCAGCCTAGTCAGAATACGAAGAAATCCGAGGGGATCGACACGAAGGAAGACAGAAGAATTAGAGTGCAGTTAAAGAAACTACTCAGGCAGTGCGCGTATACGGTGGTTTTGCTGTATTTTTCGGCATAATCATCGTAGCTCGCGGGCTAAGCCCATAATCTGAGTGTCAGTTGTGAACAGGACGGTAAAGGAGAGAAATGGCCTGCGCCACTCTAAAGAGATCTTTGGAGTTCGACCCGGTACATAGTCATGGTCGTCCTAGTAAACGCCGAAGATGTGTACCAATGTGTGTTTCCCCCGGTACATCCACTCAAGCTAATTCCAGGCCACAGAATCCTTCGCCTTTTGGCGAAGTAACCCATAAACTGACGCCTGGTAATTACTTataagttacggccatttttcttttttctatttcattCTTTCTTACCATGATACGACAGAGAAAGGATGGTTAAATCGTATCAGCGATTTAAAACTTGAATTCACGACGTTTAAAAGAGGGAGGGAGGGTGCGGCGTTTAGGTAGGGGGAGATGCGTAAATCATATGGTAATGTAGTAACGGACATGGAGAATCAACTCCCTTTTTCTCCTTATTTATAAACGTTCATGTTTTTAGAAATTATTTGGTTTTATGATATTATAggtcaattattaaaataaaacacttaaaagttGTAGTATTTATGTTTAAATTTACCATATTCCTAGCATTTTTTGATTGCTTCATCCCagtaattaatttttgttataaattattgatattttgaCATAACTTCTAAaaagtacatttattatttagaGTTACTTTAGAAATTATATTGCTTTAGAAATTgctaaagaaatataatattttgaataaaaataatctttttgTATACAGAAAAGATGGCAGCCAACATAAGAGAAGAGATCCGGAGACTGCATCGACGCAAACAATTGCATTTTAGTCCTCAAAATAATACTGGTGATTCTTCAGACATGGAAGGCCCTGCCAGTCCTTCAAGCCCATCTGCTTGTGGTTCAAATTCATGTAGTTATAGCCCTAGTGGAAAAGAGAAACCTTTATTTACATTCAGACAGGTTACTTATAACATAAAActttaattagtttattaaacaGGAAGTCTGATCAATTAAATGATTTTATAGGTGGGATTGATTTGTGAACGAATGCTTAAAGAACAGGAGACACAGATTCGAGAAGAATATGATCATATCTTAAATATGAAGCTTTCTGAGCAATATGATGCTTTTGTTAAATTTACCTATGATCAGATACAAAAGAGATTTGAATCTGCAGCTGCGCCAAGTTGTAAGTAATATTGATTAATTTGTTGATTTCTGAGAATATTTTccttatattttgaaatatatttcatattaattttgTGTAATGTTTCAGATCTATCCTAAAACAAGATTCTTATTTATAAGGATAATATGTTTCTGTGAAGAATATTAGGTGAGA includes the following:
- the Apt1 gene encoding acyl-protein thioesterase 1 isoform X2, giving the protein MGAVRSPHIKVICPTAPTMPVTLNAGFRMPSWFDLRSLEPSGPEDEEGIRRAAEMVHSLIAEEVAAGIPTKRIVLGGFSQGGALAIYSALTFPEPLAGVIALSAWLPLHQKFPADAIGNKNTPLLQCHGDCDPIVPYRWGQLTASVLKQFMTQTEFKTYRGMMHASCDEEMRDMKKFIEKVLKP
- the Apt1 gene encoding acyl-protein thioesterase 1 isoform X1; this encodes MTTVNPVVIAATARHTATLIFFHGLGDTGHGWASSMGAVRSPHIKVICPTAPTMPVTLNAGFRMPSWFDLRSLEPSGPEDEEGIRRAAEMVHSLIAEEVAAGIPTKRIVLGGFSQGGALAIYSALTFPEPLAGVIALSAWLPLHQKFPADAIGNKNTPLLQCHGDCDPIVPYRWGQLTASVLKQFMTQTEFKTYRGMMHASCDEEMRDMKKFIEKVLKP
- the akirin gene encoding akirin → MACATLKRSLEFDPVHSHGRPSKRRRCVPMCVSPGTSTQANSRPQNPSPFGEVTHKLTPEKMAANIREEIRRLHRRKQLHFSPQNNTGDSSDMEGPASPSSPSACGSNSCSYSPSGKEKPLFTFRQVGLICERMLKEQETQIREEYDHILNMKLSEQYDAFVKFTYDQIQKRFESAAAPSYLS